Proteins encoded by one window of Streptococcus sanguinis:
- a CDS encoding McrC family protein, whose translation MKAMEMTIRITDNQQLIKKEDFVEIYPKISQVLLDRTLESLSQEDSIFIFPNDLKNISDLDKDHRIFETVNQNIKTGNVIGFLGYGQERLTISSRFSNANNDYFLHYLLQKVLNINLTNLDVGLSSEDKLYQLLVYLFPKYLQVALRKGIYKEYQRFFHNDSHVKGAIDVGNHLKKNVPFIGNISYTTREFAYDNPLMQLIRHTIEYIKNQKSFRALLDSNRETIAEINRVTPSYKLANRVKIIRLNQTKPVRHAYFREYRKLQELCLLILSREKHGLGLQEQKIHGVLFDVAWLWEEYVQTLLPEGFIHPRNKEKTEGISVFSSHVRKVYPDFYHKDLKIVLDAKYKKLEFTEKGINREDLYQLISYAYILEAKTAGLIFPSVEKVVDNDIGKLSGYGALLKKWSILIPQEAENYDHFVQQIHQSETINFRF comes from the coding sequence ATGAAAGCGATGGAAATGACGATAAGGATAACAGATAATCAGCAACTTATAAAAAAAGAGGATTTTGTTGAAATCTATCCAAAAATTAGTCAGGTACTTTTAGATAGAACTTTAGAAAGCCTTTCTCAAGAGGATAGTATTTTCATTTTCCCAAATGACTTGAAAAATATTTCTGACTTGGACAAGGACCATAGAATTTTTGAAACTGTAAATCAGAACATTAAGACAGGAAATGTGATTGGTTTTCTGGGTTACGGTCAGGAAAGATTAACGATTTCCTCTCGTTTTTCAAATGCTAATAACGACTATTTTTTACATTATCTCTTACAAAAGGTTCTCAATATCAATCTCACTAATTTGGATGTTGGTTTATCTAGCGAAGATAAACTCTATCAACTATTGGTTTACCTCTTTCCAAAATATCTGCAAGTGGCTTTGAGAAAAGGGATTTATAAGGAATACCAGAGGTTTTTCCATAATGATAGCCATGTAAAGGGAGCGATTGATGTAGGAAATCATCTTAAGAAAAATGTTCCTTTTATAGGAAATATTTCCTACACTACTAGAGAGTTTGCTTATGATAATCCACTTATGCAGTTGATTCGGCATACGATTGAGTACATTAAGAATCAAAAAAGTTTTAGAGCACTACTCGATAGTAATCGTGAAACTATAGCTGAAATTAATCGTGTAACCCCTTCTTATAAACTAGCTAATCGTGTTAAGATTATCAGACTAAATCAAACTAAACCCGTCCGCCATGCCTATTTTCGAGAATATAGAAAATTACAGGAACTCTGTCTGTTGATTCTAAGTAGAGAAAAGCACGGTTTAGGACTTCAAGAGCAAAAAATACACGGTGTTCTCTTTGATGTTGCTTGGCTTTGGGAAGAGTATGTCCAGACATTATTGCCAGAAGGTTTTATTCATCCACGAAATAAAGAAAAGACGGAAGGGATTTCTGTATTTAGCAGTCATGTTCGAAAGGTTTATCCAGACTTCTATCATAAAGATTTAAAAATCGTACTAGATGCTAAATATAAAAAGCTAGAATTTACTGAAAAAGGAATCAATCGTGAGGATTTATATCAACTGATTTCCTATGCATACATTTTAGAAGCTAAAACAGCTGGTCTTATTTTCCCAAGTGTGGAGAAGGTTGTTGATAACGACATAGGTAAATTATCAGGTTACGGGGCACTCTTGAAAAAGTGGTCCATTCTTATTCCTCAAGAAGCTGAAAATTATGACCATTTTGTTCAACAGATACACCAATCGGAAACAATAAATTTTAGATTTTAA
- a CDS encoding McrB family protein: protein MNNKNFYFVGTKFGNDDYLEYFNKEGKWELGWHNDEENKQYQKMLKLFNKIKQGDILFAKSSYTKKHNLPFLKKSEMKVSVMKIRGRGIVKEILNDGHTVIVDWEQGYLEREWYFLTSQETIWCPLDNNYRKKEANQLIDFALSDDIKEQDYNYFLNHLDWKRYKVENDVNSEQKGDSMKYANVLKQSKNLILRGAPGTGKTYLARQIARELTGGTEEQIDFVQFHPSYDYTDFVEGLRPVSNDNSQISFELQDGIFKKFCQKANEAQKTGGQDNFDEAWNAYLEYVNNRDEKERLTDFSYLTVNSRNNFNVNYESKSQGTVLTKSYVYELYKDENYLKQTYYRSQGKKVLETLRKKFGLKDYIFPTEIDTDKNFVFIIDEINRGEISKIFGELFFSIDPSYRGKDGEVSTQYANLHETNEKFYIPENVYIIGTMNDIDRSVDTFDFAMRRRFRFVEITAESQLGMLDKLLGDDAEEAKIRLRNLNAAIEKVEELNSHYHVGPSYFLKLQEVDFDYELLWSDYIKPLLEDYLRGSYEEVETLETLKKAFDKTSNERTNQSITGDNESDGNDDKDNR, encoded by the coding sequence ATGAATAATAAAAACTTTTATTTTGTTGGTACAAAATTTGGAAATGATGATTATCTTGAGTATTTTAATAAAGAAGGGAAGTGGGAACTAGGATGGCATAATGATGAAGAAAATAAACAGTATCAAAAAATGTTAAAATTATTCAATAAAATAAAACAAGGAGATATCTTATTTGCCAAGTCTTCATATACAAAAAAGCATAATCTACCTTTCTTAAAGAAAAGTGAAATGAAAGTCTCTGTTATGAAAATTCGTGGTAGGGGTATTGTAAAAGAGATTCTAAATGATGGGCATACAGTAATTGTTGATTGGGAACAAGGCTATTTAGAACGGGAATGGTATTTCTTAACTAGCCAAGAAACAATCTGGTGTCCCTTAGATAATAATTATCGAAAGAAAGAAGCAAATCAGTTAATTGATTTTGCTCTGAGTGATGACATTAAAGAGCAAGATTATAATTATTTCTTAAATCATCTTGATTGGAAAAGGTATAAAGTGGAAAACGATGTAAACAGTGAACAGAAAGGGGACTCGATGAAATATGCTAACGTATTAAAACAATCCAAAAACCTCATCCTCCGTGGTGCTCCTGGTACGGGAAAAACCTATCTTGCTAGACAAATTGCAAGGGAGTTGACTGGAGGAACTGAGGAACAAATCGATTTTGTTCAATTCCATCCCTCTTATGACTATACGGATTTTGTAGAGGGTTTGCGGCCTGTTTCTAATGATAATAGCCAGATAAGTTTTGAGTTACAAGATGGAATTTTTAAGAAGTTTTGTCAGAAAGCTAACGAAGCTCAAAAAACAGGAGGACAAGATAATTTTGATGAAGCTTGGAATGCCTATCTTGAATATGTAAATAATAGAGATGAAAAAGAGCGTTTGACAGATTTTTCTTATCTTACTGTTAATAGCCGGAATAATTTTAATGTCAATTATGAGAGCAAAAGTCAAGGGACAGTCTTGACTAAATCCTATGTCTATGAACTCTATAAAGATGAAAATTATTTAAAACAGACTTATTATCGTAGTCAGGGAAAAAAAGTTCTTGAAACGTTAAGAAAAAAGTTTGGTCTAAAAGACTATATTTTTCCAACAGAGATTGATACGGATAAAAACTTCGTATTCATCATCGATGAAATCAATCGTGGTGAGATTTCTAAGATTTTTGGCGAACTTTTTTTCTCTATTGATCCGAGCTATCGTGGGAAGGATGGAGAGGTTTCGACTCAATATGCTAATTTACATGAAACTAATGAGAAGTTTTATATCCCAGAAAATGTCTACATAATTGGAACAATGAATGATATTGACCGTTCGGTAGATACCTTTGATTTTGCCATGCGCCGTCGTTTCCGTTTTGTAGAAATCACGGCTGAAAGTCAGCTGGGAATGCTTGATAAACTTCTTGGAGATGATGCTGAAGAAGCGAAAATACGTCTAAGAAACTTGAACGCTGCTATAGAAAAAGTAGAAGAGCTCAATAGTCATTACCATGTTGGACCAAGTTATTTCCTTAAGTTGCAGGAAGTAGACTTTGACTATGAATTGCTCTGGTCTGATTATATTAAGCCGCTCCTAGAGGACTACTTGCGAGGTTCTTATGAAGAGGTTGAAACTTTGGAAACTTTGAAAAAGGCATTTGATAAGACAAGTAACGAGCGAACCAATCAGTCAATAACTGGTGACAATGAAAGCGATGGAAATGACGATAAGGATAACAGATAA
- a CDS encoding L-threonylcarbamoyladenylate synthase, with protein sequence MTKHIQWNGQLSQEGYDILKGDGGCIVCPTKVGYIIMTSDKAGLERKFEAKARNRNKPGVVLCGSMDELRALAQLNPEIEAFYQKHWDEDILLGCILPWKPEAFEKLKAYGDGREELMTDVRGTSCFVIKFGKAGEQLAAKLWEEGKMVYASSANPSGKGNRGKVEGIGERIENAVDLVIEADDYVASIQPDKTIETRYEQGVMVSMVDKNGKLIPEQGGQRSISPAPVVIRKGLDIDKIMMHLSDTFNSWDYRQGEYY encoded by the coding sequence ATGACAAAACACATTCAATGGAACGGACAGCTTTCACAAGAAGGTTATGACATCTTGAAAGGCGACGGCGGCTGTATCGTTTGCCCGACTAAGGTGGGTTACATCATCATGACCAGCGATAAAGCTGGCTTAGAGCGTAAGTTCGAAGCTAAGGCTCGTAACCGTAATAAGCCAGGTGTTGTCCTCTGTGGCAGTATGGATGAGCTCCGTGCTTTGGCTCAGCTAAATCCGGAAATTGAAGCTTTTTATCAAAAGCATTGGGATGAAGACATCCTCTTGGGCTGTATCCTTCCATGGAAGCCAGAAGCATTTGAAAAGCTTAAAGCCTATGGTGACGGTCGGGAAGAGCTGATGACAGATGTTCGTGGAACTAGCTGTTTTGTTATTAAGTTTGGTAAGGCGGGCGAGCAGCTGGCAGCTAAGCTTTGGGAAGAAGGCAAGATGGTTTATGCTTCCTCAGCTAACCCATCCGGTAAAGGAAACCGCGGCAAGGTCGAAGGAATTGGCGAGCGTATCGAAAATGCTGTTGATTTGGTCATTGAAGCAGATGACTATGTAGCCTCTATCCAGCCAGACAAGACAATTGAAACTCGCTACGAGCAAGGCGTTATGGTCTCTATGGTGGATAAAAATGGAAAACTGATTCCAGAACAAGGTGGCCAACGTTCCATCTCACCAGCACCAGTGGTCATCCGCAAAGGCTTGGACATTGACAAAATCATGATGCACCTGTCCGATACTTTCAACTCATGGGATTACCGTCAGGGTGAATATTACTAA
- the leuD gene encoding 3-isopropylmalate dehydratase small subunit — MEKFTIYTGTTVPLMNDNIDTDQILPKQFLKLIDKKGFGKYLMYAWRYLDNQYTEDPDFVFNRPEYRKATILITGDNFGAGSSREHAAWALADYGFKVVIAGSFGDIHYNNELNNGMLPIVQPLEVRQALANLKPTDEVTVDLEQQKIFSPVGEFSFDIDGEWKHKLLNGLDDIGITLQYEDLIAEYEKNRPSYWQ; from the coding sequence ATGGAAAAATTTACAATCTACACGGGGACAACGGTTCCCCTCATGAACGATAATATCGATACAGACCAAATTTTGCCCAAGCAGTTTCTCAAGTTGATTGATAAAAAAGGCTTTGGCAAGTATCTCATGTACGCATGGCGCTATCTGGACAATCAATACACCGAAGATCCTGATTTTGTCTTTAATAGACCGGAGTACCGTAAGGCGACTATTCTGATTACAGGTGACAATTTCGGAGCCGGTTCCTCTCGGGAGCATGCCGCCTGGGCCTTGGCTGACTATGGCTTCAAGGTAGTCATTGCTGGATCTTTCGGGGATATTCACTACAACAACGAGCTTAATAACGGTATGCTGCCTATCGTCCAGCCATTGGAAGTCCGACAAGCCTTGGCTAACCTGAAGCCGACAGATGAAGTGACGGTGGATTTGGAGCAGCAGAAGATTTTTTCACCGGTGGGGGAATTCTCCTTTGACATTGATGGAGAATGGAAGCATAAGCTCCTCAACGGCCTGGATGACATTGGCATTACGCTGCAGTATGAGGATTTGATTGCAGAATACGAAAAGAATCGTCCATCTTATTGGCAGTAA
- the leuC gene encoding 3-isopropylmalate dehydratase large subunit: MAGKSIFDKLWERHLITGEEGQPQLMYVDQHYIHEVTSPQAFQGLRDAGRKVRRPDLTFGTFDHNVPTVNIYDIRDVISKAQIDKLSENVKDFGIEHAAHGSELQGIVHMVGPETGKTQPGKFIVCGDSHTATHGAFGAIAFGIGTSEVEHVFATQTIWQVKPKKMLVKFTGVPPKGVYSKDFILALIARYGVAAGVGHVVEYAGDAIDHLTMEERMTICNMSIEFGSKMGIMNPDQKTYDYVQGRPGAPKDFEAAVADWKTLVSDPDAVYDKVIEIDVSELAPMVTWGTNPSMGVEFGAAFPEIRDMNDERAYNYMDLSPGKKAEDIDLGYIFIGSCTNARLSDLQLAAKFVAGKHIAPNLTAIVVPGSRPVKRAAEKMGLDKIFMDAGFEWRDPGCSMCLGMNPDKVPDGVHCASTSNRNFEDRQGFGAKTHLCSPAMAAAAAIAGRFVDVRQLPEVQ; this comes from the coding sequence ATGGCTGGAAAATCGATTTTTGATAAGCTGTGGGAAAGGCATCTGATAACAGGTGAAGAAGGCCAGCCCCAGCTTATGTATGTGGATCAACATTATATTCATGAAGTGACCAGCCCTCAGGCTTTTCAGGGCCTTCGAGATGCAGGTCGCAAAGTTAGACGGCCGGATTTAACCTTTGGAACCTTTGACCATAATGTACCTACGGTCAATATCTATGATATTCGGGATGTGATTTCCAAGGCTCAGATTGATAAACTTTCTGAGAATGTCAAGGATTTTGGCATTGAACACGCGGCTCACGGATCGGAACTGCAGGGGATTGTCCATATGGTTGGACCGGAAACGGGCAAGACTCAGCCGGGCAAATTTATCGTCTGCGGTGACAGTCACACGGCCACTCACGGAGCTTTTGGAGCTATTGCTTTTGGAATCGGTACTTCGGAGGTGGAGCACGTCTTTGCCACGCAGACCATTTGGCAGGTCAAGCCTAAGAAAATGCTGGTCAAATTTACTGGGGTGCCACCTAAAGGTGTCTATTCCAAGGACTTTATCCTCGCTCTGATTGCCCGATATGGTGTGGCTGCAGGTGTCGGTCATGTGGTCGAGTATGCTGGTGATGCGATTGACCATCTGACCATGGAAGAGCGCATGACCATCTGCAATATGTCCATAGAGTTTGGCTCAAAGATGGGCATTATGAACCCCGACCAGAAGACCTATGATTACGTTCAAGGTCGGCCGGGCGCTCCAAAGGACTTTGAGGCGGCGGTAGCTGATTGGAAGACTCTAGTCAGTGATCCTGATGCTGTCTATGATAAGGTCATTGAGATTGATGTCTCTGAGCTGGCACCTATGGTGACTTGGGGAACCAATCCTTCTATGGGAGTAGAGTTCGGTGCGGCTTTCCCAGAAATTCGCGATATGAACGACGAGCGGGCCTACAATTACATGGACCTCTCACCGGGTAAGAAAGCAGAAGATATCGACCTAGGTTATATCTTTATCGGCTCCTGCACTAATGCCAGACTCAGCGACTTGCAGCTTGCAGCTAAGTTTGTCGCTGGAAAGCATATCGCTCCCAATCTTACAGCTATCGTCGTACCAGGCTCTCGTCCGGTCAAGCGGGCTGCTGAAAAGATGGGGCTGGATAAAATTTTCATGGATGCTGGCTTTGAGTGGCGCGATCCAGGTTGTTCCATGTGCCTGGGAATGAATCCAGATAAGGTGCCAGACGGAGTCCACTGTGCCTCTACAAGTAATCGGAACTTTGAGGATCGTCAGGGATTTGGCGCTAAAACCCATCTTTGCAGTCCTGCCATGGCAGCAGCGGCAGCAATTGCCGGGCGATTTGTAGACGTCCGCCAGCTACCGGAGGTCCAGTAA
- a CDS encoding DUF1294 domain-containing protein: MKWILTGICLLWNLVVFLLYGWDKRKAKKNHYRIPEKTLLLSALAAGGLGALLGGRLFHHKTRKWYFWLAWICGIIVEIGILYYIWRS; encoded by the coding sequence ATGAAATGGATATTAACAGGTATTTGCCTGCTATGGAACCTTGTCGTTTTCCTGCTGTATGGCTGGGATAAGCGAAAGGCTAAGAAAAATCACTATCGCATTCCAGAGAAGACTTTGCTCTTGTCAGCATTGGCAGCCGGAGGTTTGGGCGCTTTATTAGGCGGCCGCCTCTTTCATCACAAGACCAGAAAATGGTATTTCTGGTTGGCTTGGATTTGCGGAATAATAGTGGAAATCGGAATTTTATATTACATATGGAGAAGCTAG
- the leuB gene encoding 3-isopropylmalate dehydrogenase, giving the protein MTREIVALAGDGIGPEIMEAGLQVLAAVADKFGFTYHVTEKAFGGAGIDAEGHPLPQSTLEAAKEADAILLAAIGSPQYDNAPVRPEQGLLALRKELELYANIRPVKIFDALKHLSPLKAERIAGVDFVVVRELTGGIYFGEHILEDRSARDINDYSYEEVERIVRKAFDIARGRRKRVTSIDKQNVLATSKLWRRVADEVAKDYPDVTLEHQLVDSAAMLMITNPAKFDVVVTENLFGDILSDESSVLSGTLGVMPSASHSATGPSLYEPIHGSAPDIAGQGIANPISMILSVAMMLRDSFAELEAAEAIEAAVEKTLAQGILTRDLGGQAGTAQMMEAIINNL; this is encoded by the coding sequence ATGACAAGAGAAATTGTAGCACTGGCGGGTGATGGTATCGGCCCAGAAATCATGGAAGCGGGTCTCCAAGTTCTAGCTGCTGTTGCGGATAAGTTTGGCTTTACTTACCATGTCACAGAGAAGGCTTTTGGTGGTGCTGGTATTGATGCGGAAGGTCATCCTCTGCCTCAGTCAACTCTAGAAGCGGCCAAGGAGGCGGATGCTATTCTCCTAGCAGCTATCGGCAGTCCCCAGTATGATAATGCACCGGTTCGTCCTGAGCAAGGCTTGCTCGCTCTGCGTAAGGAGCTTGAACTTTATGCTAATATTCGGCCGGTTAAGATTTTTGATGCTCTTAAGCATTTGTCGCCTTTGAAGGCAGAGCGTATTGCTGGTGTAGACTTCGTGGTCGTGCGTGAGCTGACTGGTGGGATTTACTTTGGCGAGCATATTTTAGAGGACAGATCTGCGCGGGATATCAACGACTACAGCTATGAAGAGGTGGAGCGGATTGTCCGTAAGGCCTTTGACATTGCACGTGGTCGCAGAAAGCGTGTGACTAGTATTGACAAGCAAAATGTACTAGCGACATCCAAACTCTGGCGCAGAGTAGCAGATGAGGTGGCCAAGGATTATCCAGATGTGACCTTAGAGCACCAACTGGTGGACAGCGCTGCGATGCTCATGATTACCAATCCTGCTAAGTTTGACGTTGTTGTAACGGAAAATCTCTTTGGGGATATTCTCTCAGATGAGTCCAGTGTCTTGTCAGGAACGCTGGGAGTTATGCCATCAGCTAGTCATTCGGCTACTGGACCAAGTCTTTATGAGCCTATTCACGGCTCGGCTCCAGATATTGCAGGGCAAGGCATTGCCAACCCAATTAGTATGATCCTTTCTGTAGCAATGATGCTACGGGATAGTTTTGCAGAGCTTGAAGCTGCAGAAGCGATTGAAGCAGCAGTGGAGAAGACTTTGGCTCAAGGTATCTTAACCCGAGATCTTGGTGGTCAGGCAGGGACAGCTCAAATGATGGAGGCAATTATTAATAATTTATGA
- a CDS encoding 2-isopropylmalate synthase — protein sequence MTRKVEFFDTSLRDGEQTPGVNFSIKEKVAIAKQLEKWGISVVEAGFPAASPDSFAAVQEIAKVITKASVTGLARSVKSDIDACYEALKDAKHPQIHVFIATSPIHREFKLKKSKEEILEAVKEHVSYARSKFDIVEFSPEDATRTELDFLFQVVQTAVDAGATYINIPDTVGFTTPEEFANIFDYLVANVTSDHKVVFGVHCHDDLGMATANTLTAIKHGAGRVQGTINGIGERAGNVALEEVAVALEIRQDYYQVETDIVLNETINTSELVSRFSGIPVPKNKAVVGGNAFSHESGIHQDGVLKNPLTYEIITPELVGVKSNSLPLGKLSGRHAFVEKLKELALDFAESEINDLFAKFKVLADKKNEVTDADIRALIAGTTVENPEGFHFDDLQLTTNDDHTITADVQLVNGDGETVSCVAEGKGSVEAIFNAIDQFFNQSVQLLSYNIEAVTDGIDSQARVLVAVENTDTDTIFNSSGIDFDVLKASAIAYIHANTFVQKENAGEIGHQISYRDLPANN from the coding sequence ATGACACGCAAAGTTGAGTTTTTTGATACCAGCCTCCGGGATGGTGAGCAGACACCAGGAGTGAATTTCTCTATCAAGGAAAAGGTTGCTATTGCCAAGCAGTTAGAGAAGTGGGGGATTTCAGTCGTTGAAGCCGGTTTTCCAGCTGCGAGTCCAGATTCATTTGCGGCGGTGCAGGAGATTGCTAAAGTCATTACAAAAGCTTCTGTTACTGGTCTGGCGCGTTCAGTCAAATCCGATATTGATGCCTGCTATGAAGCGCTCAAGGATGCCAAGCATCCACAGATTCATGTCTTCATTGCGACCAGTCCTATTCACAGAGAGTTTAAGCTGAAAAAGTCTAAGGAAGAGATTTTAGAAGCTGTGAAAGAGCATGTCTCCTACGCGCGCTCCAAGTTCGATATAGTCGAGTTTTCACCAGAGGATGCGACACGAACAGAGCTGGATTTCCTTTTTCAGGTGGTACAAACAGCAGTTGATGCAGGTGCGACTTATATCAATATTCCAGATACAGTCGGCTTTACTACTCCGGAAGAGTTTGCAAATATTTTCGACTACCTAGTGGCAAATGTGACTTCTGATCATAAGGTTGTATTTGGTGTTCATTGTCATGATGACCTTGGCATGGCAACGGCCAATACTTTGACGGCTATCAAGCACGGTGCTGGTCGTGTTCAGGGAACTATCAATGGAATCGGTGAGCGGGCTGGAAATGTAGCATTGGAAGAAGTAGCAGTTGCCTTAGAGATTCGTCAGGACTATTACCAAGTTGAGACAGATATTGTCCTTAATGAAACCATCAACACTTCTGAGCTGGTGTCCCGCTTCTCAGGTATTCCAGTGCCTAAGAATAAGGCGGTCGTTGGTGGCAATGCCTTCTCTCATGAGTCCGGTATCCATCAGGATGGTGTTCTTAAGAATCCACTGACCTATGAAATCATCACACCTGAGCTGGTTGGAGTCAAGAGCAATTCACTGCCGCTTGGCAAACTGTCTGGCCGTCATGCTTTTGTCGAAAAACTCAAAGAACTGGCTCTGGACTTTGCGGAATCTGAAATCAATGATCTCTTTGCTAAGTTTAAGGTCTTGGCTGATAAGAAAAATGAAGTCACTGACGCTGATATTCGGGCTTTGATTGCCGGAACGACGGTCGAAAATCCTGAAGGCTTCCACTTTGATGATCTGCAGCTGACGACCAATGATGACCATACCATCACAGCAGATGTGCAGCTAGTTAATGGAGATGGTGAAACGGTTAGCTGTGTGGCGGAAGGCAAGGGAAGCGTCGAAGCCATCTTTAATGCCATTGACCAATTCTTTAACCAGTCTGTCCAGCTTTTGTCTTATAACATCGAAGCGGTAACGGACGGTATTGACTCTCAGGCTCGCGTCTTGGTAGCTGTTGAAAATACGGATACAGATACAATTTTCAACTCCTCTGGTATTGACTTTGATGTTCTTAAGGCCAGCGCCATTGCCTATATCCATGCTAATACCTTTGTGCAAAAGGAAAATGCTGGTGAAATCGGCCATCAGATATCCTACCGCGATCTGCCTGCAAATAATTAG